A segment of the Vibrio aquimaris genome:
TCTTCTCGTCAAACTGTGATGAGTAACGATCATAATGTGCCTAATGAGTCAATTGCTCTGTTTTCTGAGCTACTTGAACAGCATAAATATGACAATAAACTCGATGTGCAAGTTATCCCAACTTCGGTATTATGGGGAAGAAAACCAGGAAAGGAATCACAAAAAACGTCTTATTTACAGGCGCTTAATGGTCCAGAAAAAGCGATCGCCGTCCTGAAGTATGGTCGTGACTGTCTAGTTAGAATCAGTCCTGTTGTATCACTTAGGTATATGGCTGACTCCCATGGTACCGACGTATCAATCGCTCATAAGCTTGCGAGAGTGGCTCGCATTCACTTCTCACGCCAAAAATTAGCCGCTTCCGGACCAAACTTACCCAACAGAGAAGCCCTTTTTGCTCGCTTAATGCGTTCAAAAGCGATTATCAAGGCGATCGAAGATACAGCCAAAGCTAAAAATATATCACTTGAAAAAGCTCGTAAAGAAGCCCACTCGATCATGGATGAAATCGCCTCAGATTTCTCCTATTCAATGATTAAAAAAGGCGAGCGACTACTGAGTTGGCTATGGAACCGTATTTATCAAGACCTCAATATCAATAATGCATCAGTAGTGCGCAAACTAGCTCAAGACGGCCATGAAATAGTTTATGTGCCCTGTCATCGCAGCCATATGGATTACTTGTTACTCTCGTACGTTTTGTACCATGAAGGTATGGTGCCACCACATATTGCTGCTGGTATTAACCTTAATTTCTTTCCTGCAGGTCCTATATTTCGTCGCGGCGGCGCTTTCTTTATTCGCCGCAGTTTTAAAGGCAATAAGCTCTATTCCACTATTTTCCGTGAATATCTGGCAGAGCTGTTTTCCAAAGGTTACTCAGTGGAATATTTCAGTGAAGGAGGCCGCTCTCGTACTGGTCGCCTACTGCAAGCCAAAACAGGCATGTTGGCAATGACAATCCAAGCCATGCTGCGTGGTTTAAATCGCCCTGTCACCTTGGTGCCGGTTTATATTGGCTATGAGCACGTCATGGAAGTCAGCACATACGCAAAAGAGCTAAGAGGGAAAAGAAAAGAAAAGGAAAATGCAGGACTGGTACTAAAAACGATTAGGAAGTTGCGTAATTTTGGCCAAGGTTACGTCAACTTTGGTGAACCAATTCAGCTTAATCACTATCTCAATGAACAGGTGCCAGAATGGACACAAGACATAGATCCTGTTGGTAGTGCTAAACCTCAATGGATTAACCCTATAGTCAATATACTTGCCAATAAAGTCATGACACATATCAACGATGCAGCTGCAACCAACGCTCTGACGTTATGCGCCACCGCTTTGCTCGCCTCACGTCAGCGTGCCCTATCAAGAGATAGCTTGATTAAACAAGTGGATTGCTACTTGGCACTGCTAAAGAATGCCCCCTATTCTTCTACGTTTACCGTGCCTAGTGAAAGCGCTGAAGAACTAGTGTGTCATGCAGAGTCATTGGACAAATTTGTTATCGACTCTGACAGTATGGGCGACGTAGTCTCTCTTGATCGCAACCAGTCAATACTGATGACCTACTACCGCAATAATATTATCCACCTATTTGCGATTCCCTCTTTGATTGCTCAAATCCTTATCCGTCACCAAAAGCTGAGTTTGAAAAAGATTAAAACGAATGTCGCCTTGATTTACCCTTTCCTAAAACAAGAGCTCTTCCTAAGTATTGAAGATGATAAGTTAGGTGAATTCACTGAATCGACGATTGAGGAAATTGCTCGCTTGGGCCTTATTACTGTAGATGGGCGGCATAATGTAGCAATCAGACAAGATAATATCCAAATGCT
Coding sequences within it:
- the plsB gene encoding glycerol-3-phosphate 1-O-acyltransferase PlsB: MSSGQSLPSALLKLPLSMMVKGTTIPSNPIEDHGIDLNKPIVYALPYRSSVDLLTLQAQVIQLGLPDLFTPIEINGKSFRRYVFISSRQTVMSNDHNVPNESIALFSELLEQHKYDNKLDVQVIPTSVLWGRKPGKESQKTSYLQALNGPEKAIAVLKYGRDCLVRISPVVSLRYMADSHGTDVSIAHKLARVARIHFSRQKLAASGPNLPNREALFARLMRSKAIIKAIEDTAKAKNISLEKARKEAHSIMDEIASDFSYSMIKKGERLLSWLWNRIYQDLNINNASVVRKLAQDGHEIVYVPCHRSHMDYLLLSYVLYHEGMVPPHIAAGINLNFFPAGPIFRRGGAFFIRRSFKGNKLYSTIFREYLAELFSKGYSVEYFSEGGRSRTGRLLQAKTGMLAMTIQAMLRGLNRPVTLVPVYIGYEHVMEVSTYAKELRGKRKEKENAGLVLKTIRKLRNFGQGYVNFGEPIQLNHYLNEQVPEWTQDIDPVGSAKPQWINPIVNILANKVMTHINDAAATNALTLCATALLASRQRALSRDSLIKQVDCYLALLKNAPYSSTFTVPSESAEELVCHAESLDKFVIDSDSMGDVVSLDRNQSILMTYYRNNIIHLFAIPSLIAQILIRHQKLSLKKIKTNVALIYPFLKQELFLSIEDDKLGEFTESTIEEIARLGLITVDGRHNVAIRQDNIQMLMLLGRTITETLQRYAITLNLLPTSPNLNKGDLEQKSQEIAQRLGRLHGINAPEFFDKGVFSSMLTTLKQQDYLDNDGSCDQERSQALADLLYSLLSPEVCLTIKESICQASETP